A part of Chrysemys picta bellii isolate R12L10 unplaced genomic scaffold, ASM1138683v2 scaf349, whole genome shotgun sequence genomic DNA contains:
- the LOC135978630 gene encoding transmembrane protein 183-like: protein MENASVCFAGAERLKGTDENLCGNLTSNSKNRPPRLKSNCCKGLQPTVQYEDVHSNPEQDCCLLQITTLNFIFLPVVVGMIFTLFTINMSTDMRHHRVRLVFQDSPVWNGKKPRLDQGVQVILDPVHSVRLLDWWHPQYSFSLKA from the exons ATGGAAAATGCCAG tGTTTGCTTTGCTGGTGCAGAAAGATTGAAGGGAACAGACGAGAACCTATGTGGGAATTTAACTTCAAATTCAAAAAACAG GCCTCCCAGATTGAAGAGTAACTGTTGCAAAGGTCTTCAGCCAACTGTTCAGTATGAGGATGTTCACTCAAATCCTGAGCAGGACTGCTGTCTGCTGCAAATCACCACCCTCAACTTCATCTTCCTGCCGGTAGTCGTGGGTATGATATTTACCTTG TTCACAATAAACATGAGCACTGACATGAGACATCACAGAGTGAGGTTGGTGTTCCAGGATTCTCCTGTCTGGAACGGCAAGAAGCCCCGACTTGACCAAGGAGTACAAGTTATCCTGGACCCTGTGCACAGTGTACGTCTCTTGGATTGGTGGCATCCGCAGTACTCGTTTTCTCTGAAGGCTTAG